The proteins below come from a single Oxyura jamaicensis isolate SHBP4307 breed ruddy duck chromosome 1, BPBGC_Ojam_1.0, whole genome shotgun sequence genomic window:
- the RS1 gene encoding retinoschisin has protein sequence MELKMGSVLLSLLFWYKAALALSPGEDERLELWHSKACKCDCQGGPNLVWSSRTNSLECMPECPYHKPLGFESGAVTPDQISCSNPEQYTGWYSSWTANKARLNGQGFGCAWLSKYQDNGQWLQIDLKEVKVISGILTQGRCDADEWMTKYSVQYRTDENLNWVYYKDQTGNNRVFYGNSDRSSSVQNLLRPPIVARYIRLIPLGWHVRIAIRMELLECLGKCG, from the exons atggaGCTCAAGATGGGAAGCGTCCTGCTGTCTCTTCTTTTCTGGTACAAAG ctgcacTGGCCCTCTCCCCCGGCGAG GATGAGAGACTGGAGCTGTGGCACAGCAAGGCTTGCAAATGCGATTGCCAAGGAGGTCCTAACTTGGTGTGGTCCAGCAGGACTAACAGCTTAGAGTGCATGCCAG AGTGCCCCTACCACAAGCCTCTGGGCTTTGAGTCCGGTGCTGTCACCCCCGACCAGATCAGCTGCTCCAACCCCGAGCAGTACACGGGCTGGTACTCCTCATGGACAGCCAACAAGGCCCGCCTCAACGGCCAAGGCTTTGG GTGCGCCTGGCTCTCCAAGTACCAGGACAACGGGCAGTGGCTGCAGATCGACCTGAAGGAGGTGAAGGTGATCTCGGGGATCCTCACGCAAGGGCGCTGCGATGCCGATGAGTGGATGACCAAGTACAGCGTGCAGTACCGCACCGACGAGAATCTCAACTGGGTTTACTACAAGGACCAGACCGGGAACAACCGG GTTTTCTATGGCAACTCGGACCGGTCGTCCTCAGTGCAGAACCTGCTGCGGCCACCCATTGTGGCCCGCTACATCCGCCTCATCCCACTGGGCTGGCACGTGCGCATCGCCATCCGCATGGAGCTCCTCGAATGCCTGGGCAAGTGCGGCTGA